One genomic window of Cupriavidus malaysiensis includes the following:
- a CDS encoding LysR family transcriptional regulator: MQDLNDLSLFAQVVRHGSFSAASRATGVPKSRLSRRIAQLEKELGMQLLRRTTRQVRVTPVGEAYYERCNAMLKEAEAAREVIELAREQPGGTLRVSCPVPIAQSLLAPAIGRFMQANPAVRIELEATNRRVDVIGEGFDLALRVREVIDDSSLVVRTFGESPVMLVASPRLLDGIGRPRTPQALNGVPGVGQQPHDGKHVWTLSCADGQSIQISYDPRLVTDEFAVLREAAIAGVGVAMLPRMFCREAIEHGDLELLLPQWAMPVGTLHAVFSSRKGMTPALRRFLDFLAEILPETAYRAGMQPIGGPPGMHRPIDT; the protein is encoded by the coding sequence ATGCAGGACCTGAACGACCTGTCGCTGTTCGCGCAGGTGGTGCGCCATGGCAGCTTTTCCGCGGCCAGCCGGGCTACGGGCGTGCCGAAATCGCGCCTGAGCCGGCGCATCGCGCAACTGGAGAAGGAACTGGGGATGCAGCTGCTGCGCCGTACCACCCGCCAGGTCCGCGTGACGCCAGTGGGCGAGGCCTACTACGAGCGCTGCAATGCCATGCTGAAAGAGGCGGAGGCAGCACGCGAGGTGATCGAGCTGGCACGGGAGCAGCCTGGCGGGACCTTGCGCGTCAGTTGCCCGGTGCCCATCGCACAGAGCCTGCTGGCGCCGGCCATCGGCCGTTTCATGCAGGCCAATCCGGCGGTGCGCATCGAACTGGAGGCCACCAACCGCCGCGTCGACGTGATCGGCGAAGGCTTCGACCTGGCGCTGCGGGTGCGCGAGGTGATCGATGATTCCAGCCTGGTGGTGCGCACCTTCGGCGAGAGCCCGGTGATGCTGGTGGCCAGCCCGCGCCTGCTCGACGGGATCGGGCGGCCGCGCACCCCGCAGGCGCTCAATGGCGTGCCGGGAGTGGGGCAGCAGCCGCATGACGGCAAGCATGTATGGACGCTGTCCTGCGCCGACGGCCAGTCGATCCAGATCAGCTACGATCCGCGCCTGGTCACCGACGAGTTCGCGGTACTGCGCGAGGCGGCCATCGCCGGTGTCGGCGTCGCCATGCTGCCGCGCATGTTCTGCCGCGAAGCGATCGAGCACGGCGATCTGGAACTGCTGCTGCCGCAGTGGGCGATGCCGGTCGGCACCCTGCACGCGGTATTCTCTTCACGCAAGGGCATGACTCCCGCGCTGCGCCGTTTCCTGGATTTTCTGGCCGAAATCCTGCCGGAGACCGCATACCGGGCCGGCATGCAGCCGATCGGCGGGCCGCCGGGCATGCACCGCCCCATCGATACCTGA
- a CDS encoding FMN-dependent NADH-azoreductase — protein sequence MNILQIDSSVLGDHSVSRSLTAKVVADLRASHPDAKLTVRDLDQDAPAHLSGNLLPVLGGPKDGLNAVQQAELERTETWLAEFLAADVLVIGVPQYNFSIPSQLKAWIDRIAQAGRTFRYTENGPVGLAGGKRVIVVSSRGGVRQDDSKLDLHEQTVDVVLRFLGITDITFVRAHGLAFGPEAREASIAAARTEVQALNDGAALAA from the coding sequence ATGAACATCCTGCAAATCGATTCCAGCGTCCTCGGCGACCATTCCGTTTCGCGCAGCCTGACCGCCAAGGTGGTGGCCGACCTGCGTGCCAGCCACCCGGACGCCAAGCTGACCGTGCGCGACCTGGATCAGGACGCACCCGCCCACTTGTCCGGCAACCTGCTGCCCGTGCTGGGCGGCCCCAAGGACGGCCTCAACGCGGTGCAACAAGCCGAACTCGAACGTACCGAAACCTGGCTGGCTGAATTCCTCGCCGCCGACGTACTGGTGATCGGCGTGCCGCAGTACAACTTCAGCATCCCGAGCCAGCTCAAGGCCTGGATCGACCGCATCGCGCAGGCCGGCCGCACCTTCCGCTACACCGAGAACGGCCCTGTCGGCCTGGCCGGCGGCAAGCGCGTGATCGTAGTGTCCTCGCGCGGCGGCGTGCGCCAGGACGATTCGAAGCTCGACCTGCACGAACAGACCGTCGACGTGGTCCTGCGCTTCCTCGGCATCACCGACATCACCTTCGTCCGCGCCCACGGCCTGGCCTTCGGCCCGGAAGCCCGCGAGGCCAGCATCGCCGCCGCCCGCACCGAAGTGCAGGCCCTGAACGACGGCGCCGCGCTGGCTGCCTGA
- the egtB gene encoding ergothioneine biosynthesis protein EgtB: MPSALLPASAIPPPHEAHLLARYRHIRAATETLAADLSDADATVQSMEDASPAKWHLAHTAWFFEEFVLAARLPGYAPYDERFRYLFNSYYEAVGARHPRPRRGLLTRPTLDEVLAYREAVDDAMTALLATAQTDAEAALIELGLHHEQQHQELLLTDILHLFAQNPLRPAYAHELAAAVVADPRPAPEWIAFEGGVASIGHAGDDFAFDCEGPRHSVLLVPYQLCSHPVSNQQWCEFIDDGGYQSAGLWLSDGWRWVGEQDVQAPLYWEERDGAWWQMSLRGMHPVDPDSPVTHISFYEAEAFARWAGRRLPTEAEWEHAAQKLPATGNFAESHALRPLPDRQNTSGVLRQMFGDVWEWTGSAYLPYPGFRPQAGAVGEYNGKFMSGQMVLRGGSCVTPESHIRASYRNFFYPHQRWQFTGLRLADDL; this comes from the coding sequence ATGCCATCCGCCCTGTTGCCTGCCAGCGCCATCCCTCCGCCGCACGAAGCGCACTTGCTGGCGCGCTATCGGCATATCCGCGCCGCCACCGAGACGCTCGCCGCCGACCTCAGCGATGCCGACGCGACCGTGCAGTCGATGGAGGATGCCAGCCCGGCCAAATGGCACCTGGCCCACACCGCATGGTTCTTCGAGGAATTCGTGCTGGCCGCGCGCCTGCCTGGCTACGCGCCCTACGACGAGCGCTTCCGCTACCTGTTCAACTCCTATTACGAGGCGGTCGGCGCGCGCCATCCGCGCCCGCGCCGCGGGCTGCTGACACGCCCCACGCTGGATGAAGTCCTGGCCTACCGCGAAGCGGTCGATGACGCCATGACGGCCTTGCTGGCGACGGCGCAGACCGATGCCGAGGCGGCGCTGATCGAACTGGGCCTGCATCATGAACAACAGCACCAGGAACTGCTGCTGACCGACATCCTGCACCTGTTCGCGCAGAATCCGCTGCGCCCGGCCTATGCGCACGAACTGGCAGCGGCGGTGGTCGCGGATCCGCGCCCGGCCCCCGAGTGGATCGCCTTCGAAGGGGGCGTGGCGTCGATCGGCCATGCCGGCGACGACTTCGCCTTCGACTGCGAGGGACCGCGCCACAGCGTGCTGCTGGTGCCTTACCAGCTCTGCTCCCATCCGGTCAGCAACCAGCAATGGTGCGAATTCATCGACGATGGCGGCTACCAGAGCGCCGGCCTGTGGCTGTCGGACGGCTGGCGCTGGGTCGGCGAACAGGACGTGCAGGCACCCCTGTACTGGGAGGAACGGGACGGCGCCTGGTGGCAGATGAGCCTGCGCGGCATGCATCCGGTAGACCCCGACAGCCCGGTCACCCACATCAGCTTCTACGAGGCCGAGGCTTTCGCCCGCTGGGCCGGCCGGCGCCTGCCGACCGAGGCCGAATGGGAACACGCGGCGCAGAAGCTGCCGGCCACCGGCAACTTCGCGGAAAGCCATGCGCTGCGGCCGCTGCCCGATCGCCAGAATACCTCGGGCGTGCTGCGGCAGATGTTCGGTGACGTGTGGGAATGGACCGGCAGCGCCTACCTGCCCTACCCGGGTTTCCGGCCCCAGGCCGGCGCGGTGGGCGAATACAACGGCAAGTTCATGAGCGGCCAGATGGTGCTGCGCGGCGGGTCCTGCGTCACGCCGGAATCGCACATCCGCGCCAGCTACCGCAACTTCTTCTACCCGCACCAGCGCTGGCAGTTCACGGGACTGCGCCTGGCCGACGACCTGTGA
- a CDS encoding ankyrin repeat domain-containing protein, with product MPDLKIFRRAVGAMLLTGSLVACATATPVDDMRKAVVFDDVNAVQKLLARGMDPNQVDAKGDPMLVVAVREKSAKVIKTLSAAKAIDFDKANAAGETPLMMACLLNEPDVVKLLVEQYEVEINKTGWTPLHYAATNGNTGIVKYLLDHSAYIDAESPNATTPLMMAARGGHIETVKLLLDEGADMRLRNQQGMTVIDFAERYHQDEIAAGLKSRWQKLYPDLPMAAPAKAGAGK from the coding sequence ATGCCTGACCTGAAGATATTCCGGCGCGCCGTCGGCGCCATGCTGCTGACCGGCTCCCTGGTGGCCTGCGCCACCGCCACGCCGGTCGACGACATGCGCAAGGCCGTGGTCTTCGACGACGTCAACGCGGTGCAGAAGCTGCTGGCGCGCGGCATGGACCCCAACCAGGTGGATGCCAAGGGCGATCCGATGCTGGTGGTGGCGGTGCGCGAGAAGTCGGCCAAGGTGATCAAGACGCTGTCGGCCGCCAAGGCCATCGACTTCGACAAGGCCAATGCCGCCGGCGAGACGCCGCTGATGATGGCCTGCCTGCTCAACGAGCCGGACGTGGTCAAGCTGCTGGTGGAGCAGTACGAGGTCGAGATCAACAAGACCGGCTGGACGCCGCTGCACTACGCGGCGACCAATGGCAACACCGGGATCGTCAAGTACCTGCTCGACCATTCGGCCTACATCGACGCCGAGAGCCCGAATGCCACCACGCCGCTGATGATGGCGGCGCGCGGCGGCCATATCGAGACGGTCAAGCTGCTGCTCGACGAGGGCGCCGACATGCGCCTGCGCAACCAGCAGGGCATGACGGTGATCGATTTTGCCGAGCGCTACCATCAGGACGAGATCGCCGCGGGCCTGAAGTCGCGCTGGCAGAAGCTCTATCCGGACCTGCCGATGGCGGCCCCTGCCAAGGCGGGCGCCGGCAAGTAA
- a CDS encoding TatD family hydrolase: MFVDSHCHIDFPDLSARLPELLENMRANQVSHALCIAVTLEDFPRVLALAEQHPNLYASVGVHPDYEEGEEPTLERLLALSAHPRVVGTGETGLDYYRLNGRSIADMEWQRERFRTHIRAARQTGKPLIIHTRSSADDTLRVMREEGAREAGGVMHCFTETWDIARQALDEGFYISFSGIVTFKSAADLQETARKVPLDRMLIETDSPYLAPVPYRGKTNEPAWVRHVGEFIAKLRGVPVEEVAAQTSDNFFRLFKHTKRNPDA, translated from the coding sequence ATGTTCGTCGATTCCCACTGTCACATCGATTTCCCCGACCTGTCTGCGCGCCTGCCCGAGCTGCTGGAGAACATGCGCGCCAACCAGGTGTCGCATGCCCTGTGCATTGCCGTCACGCTGGAGGATTTCCCGCGTGTGCTCGCGCTGGCCGAGCAGCATCCCAACCTGTACGCCTCGGTCGGCGTGCACCCCGACTACGAGGAAGGCGAGGAGCCCACGCTGGAGCGCCTGCTCGCGCTGTCGGCGCACCCGCGCGTGGTCGGCACCGGCGAGACCGGGCTGGATTACTACCGGCTCAACGGCCGCAGCATTGCCGACATGGAATGGCAACGCGAGCGTTTCCGCACCCATATCCGCGCCGCGCGCCAGACCGGCAAGCCGCTGATCATCCATACCCGCTCCTCGGCCGACGACACCCTGCGCGTGATGCGCGAAGAGGGCGCGCGCGAGGCCGGCGGCGTGATGCACTGCTTCACCGAGACCTGGGACATCGCTCGCCAGGCGCTGGACGAGGGCTTCTATATCTCCTTCTCCGGCATCGTTACCTTCAAGAGCGCGGCCGATCTGCAGGAGACCGCGCGCAAGGTGCCGCTGGACCGCATGCTGATCGAGACCGATTCGCCGTACCTGGCGCCGGTGCCCTACCGCGGCAAGACCAATGAACCGGCCTGGGTGCGCCACGTGGGCGAGTTCATCGCCAAGCTGCGCGGCGTGCCGGTGGAAGAGGTGGCGGCGCAGACCAGCGATAATTTCTTCCGCCTCTTCAAGCACACTAAAAGGAATCCCGATGCCTGA
- a CDS encoding PilZ domain-containing protein, whose product MNVAAAAAAPEGAPTGIRATGGTTAGAAGGTQGSPQGRPNVLSLSIKDQAGLYAAYMPFLARGGIFVPANRAFRLGETVFLVLSLLDRPQRFQIAGQVAWVTPPGTPMKTPGVGIHFPDDDNGRNLRRAIEEILGKAIVSGRPSQTL is encoded by the coding sequence ATGAACGTGGCTGCCGCGGCGGCCGCGCCGGAAGGCGCGCCCACCGGAATCAGGGCGACAGGAGGGACGACGGCCGGGGCGGCAGGAGGGACGCAAGGCAGTCCCCAAGGACGCCCGAACGTGCTGTCCCTGTCGATCAAGGACCAGGCGGGCCTGTATGCCGCCTACATGCCGTTCCTGGCGCGCGGCGGCATCTTCGTGCCCGCCAACCGTGCCTTCCGGCTGGGGGAGACGGTGTTCCTGGTGCTGTCGCTGCTGGACCGGCCGCAGCGTTTCCAGATCGCCGGGCAGGTGGCATGGGTCACGCCGCCGGGCACGCCGATGAAGACCCCGGGGGTCGGCATCCATTTCCCCGACGACGACAACGGCCGCAATCTGCGCCGGGCCATCGAGGAAATCCTCGGCAAGGCGATCGTGTCGGGGCGGCCCTCGCAGACCTTGTAA
- a CDS encoding DNA polymerase III subunit delta' codes for MLYPWQTEDWKQLAALRGRLPQALLIHGQQGIGKRDLALHFAQGLLCETPRADGQPCGSCPACHWFSQGNHPDFSVVRPEALEGGAEGDGEEGGRKKAPSKIIRMEQVRALIEAVGVGTHRAGMRVALVYPLDALQTEGANALLKTLEEPPPSTLFLLVTDRLDRVLPTILSRCRQFAAHRPAPAQALAWLEAQGVPDAQAQLALAGGAPLTALHAAEAEEMPLQRWLVGQLGAGAGFDALAAAEHLQKLPVPAMLGIVQRWTYDLLNLRLAQGVPRYFPKEGAALARCAAATDAHRLQGFLGHLAGHRRSENHPLAARLVMEAVFLDYRQLFQ; via the coding sequence ATGCTTTATCCCTGGCAGACCGAAGACTGGAAACAGCTGGCCGCGTTGCGCGGGCGGCTGCCCCAGGCCCTGCTGATCCACGGCCAGCAGGGCATCGGCAAGCGCGATCTCGCCTTGCATTTCGCCCAGGGCCTGCTGTGCGAGACGCCGCGCGCCGACGGCCAGCCCTGCGGCAGCTGTCCGGCGTGCCATTGGTTCAGCCAGGGCAACCACCCCGACTTCAGCGTGGTGCGGCCGGAGGCGCTGGAAGGCGGCGCCGAGGGTGATGGCGAGGAGGGCGGCCGCAAGAAGGCGCCCAGCAAGATCATCCGCATGGAGCAGGTGCGCGCGCTGATCGAGGCGGTCGGCGTCGGCACCCACCGCGCCGGCATGCGGGTCGCGCTGGTCTATCCGCTCGACGCGCTGCAGACCGAAGGCGCCAATGCCCTGCTCAAGACGCTGGAAGAACCGCCGCCGTCGACCCTGTTCCTGCTGGTCACCGACCGCCTCGACCGCGTGCTGCCGACCATCCTGTCGCGCTGCCGCCAGTTCGCCGCGCACCGGCCGGCGCCGGCCCAGGCGCTGGCCTGGCTGGAAGCGCAAGGCGTGCCGGACGCCCAGGCGCAGTTGGCGCTGGCCGGCGGCGCGCCGCTGACGGCGCTGCACGCCGCCGAGGCGGAGGAGATGCCGTTGCAGCGCTGGCTGGTCGGCCAGCTCGGGGCGGGCGCTGGCTTCGACGCGCTGGCCGCCGCCGAGCACCTGCAGAAACTGCCGGTGCCGGCCATGCTTGGCATCGTGCAGCGCTGGACGTACGATCTGCTGAATCTGCGGCTGGCGCAGGGCGTGCCGCGCTACTTCCCGAAGGAAGGCGCTGCGCTGGCCCGCTGCGCGGCGGCAACCGATGCGCATCGCCTGCAGGGTTTCCTGGGGCACCTGGCCGGCCACCGCCGCAGCGAGAACCATCCGCTGGCGGCACGGCTGGTGATGGAAGCGGTATTCCTGGACTACCGCCAGCTCTTTCAATAA
- the tmk gene encoding dTMP kinase encodes MRGKFITFEGIDGAGKSTHIPWLAERIAARLPAGAKVVSTREPGGTPLGEDLRQLLLHRKMHLETEALLMFAARREHIAEVIEPALARGDWVLSDRFTDATFAYQGGGRGLPTARLEVLEAWVQAGLQPDLTLLFDVPLETAAERLAGAREPDKFEAESRAFFARTRDEYLRRAHQSPARFRIVDATRSIEAIRAELEQILATL; translated from the coding sequence ATGCGCGGAAAATTCATTACTTTCGAAGGCATCGACGGTGCCGGCAAGAGCACCCATATTCCCTGGCTGGCCGAACGTATCGCAGCGCGCCTGCCGGCGGGCGCGAAGGTGGTCAGCACCCGCGAGCCGGGCGGCACGCCGCTTGGCGAGGACCTGCGCCAGCTGCTGCTGCATCGCAAGATGCACCTGGAGACCGAGGCGCTGCTGATGTTCGCGGCGCGCCGCGAGCATATCGCCGAGGTGATCGAGCCAGCCCTGGCGCGCGGCGACTGGGTGCTGTCCGACCGCTTCACCGACGCCACCTTCGCCTACCAGGGCGGCGGCCGCGGCCTGCCCACGGCGCGCCTCGAAGTCCTGGAGGCCTGGGTGCAGGCCGGCCTGCAGCCCGACCTGACCCTGTTGTTCGATGTGCCGCTGGAGACCGCGGCGGAGCGCCTGGCCGGCGCGCGCGAGCCCGACAAGTTCGAGGCCGAGTCGCGGGCCTTCTTCGCGCGCACGCGTGACGAGTACCTGCGCCGGGCGCACCAGTCGCCGGCACGTTTCCGCATCGTCGACGCCACGCGCAGTATCGAAGCGATTCGCGCGGAGCTTGAACAGATCCTGGCAACGCTTTGA
- the mltG gene encoding endolytic transglycosylase MltG, translating to MKRVLVRLAAACVVFALAATGAFAWWARHPLPLSGSPLEVIIQPNSSVASVGRQIARGGVGMDPRLFLLLARLTGKGGELKAGGYTFEQGATPLSVLEKIARGDVTHYVVTVIEGWEFRKMRAAIDASPALKHDTRGMSDADLMRAIGAPESAPEGLFFPDTYLFTRGSSDLELYKHAYRAMQRRLADAWAARASGLPYKSPYDALIMASIVEKETGQAADRSMIAAVFINRLRKNMLLQTDPTVIYGLGERFDGNLRKRDLQADTPYNTYTRSGLPPTPIALPSLASLAAAMTPAQSDALYFVARGDGSSQFSNSLPEHNRAVDQYQRGKTR from the coding sequence ATGAAACGAGTTCTTGTACGCCTGGCCGCGGCCTGCGTGGTCTTCGCGCTTGCCGCCACCGGTGCCTTCGCCTGGTGGGCCAGGCATCCCCTGCCGCTGAGCGGGTCGCCCCTCGAAGTGATCATCCAGCCCAATTCCAGCGTAGCCAGCGTCGGCCGCCAGATCGCGCGCGGCGGTGTCGGCATGGACCCGCGCCTGTTCTTGTTGCTGGCGCGGCTGACCGGCAAGGGCGGCGAACTGAAGGCGGGCGGCTACACCTTCGAGCAGGGCGCCACGCCGCTGTCGGTGCTGGAGAAAATCGCCCGCGGGGACGTCACGCACTACGTGGTGACGGTGATCGAGGGCTGGGAATTCCGCAAGATGCGGGCCGCCATCGATGCCAGCCCGGCACTGAAGCACGACACGCGCGGCATGTCCGATGCGGACTTGATGCGCGCGATCGGCGCGCCGGAAAGTGCGCCTGAAGGCCTGTTCTTCCCGGATACCTACCTGTTCACCCGCGGCAGCAGCGATCTGGAACTGTACAAGCACGCCTACCGTGCCATGCAGCGGCGGCTCGCCGACGCCTGGGCGGCGCGCGCGTCCGGCCTGCCTTACAAGAGCCCCTACGATGCACTGATCATGGCTTCCATCGTCGAGAAGGAGACCGGCCAGGCGGCCGACCGGTCGATGATCGCGGCGGTCTTCATCAACCGCCTGCGCAAGAACATGCTGCTGCAGACCGACCCGACCGTGATCTACGGCCTGGGCGAGCGCTTCGACGGCAACCTGCGCAAGCGCGACCTGCAGGCAGACACCCCGTACAATACGTACACGCGGAGCGGCCTGCCGCCCACGCCGATCGCCCTGCCCAGCCTGGCCTCGCTGGCGGCCGCGATGACGCCGGCGCAATCCGATGCGCTCTACTTCGTCGCGCGCGGCGACGGCAGCAGCCAGTTCTCCAACTCGCTTCCCGAACACAACCGCGCGGTCGACCAGTACCAGCGCGGCAAGACTCGCTGA